One window of the Rhipicephalus sanguineus isolate Rsan-2018 chromosome 4, BIME_Rsan_1.4, whole genome shotgun sequence genome contains the following:
- the LOC119388824 gene encoding nose resistant to fluoxetine protein 6-like, which produces MCLYLLPRFVIGPDSKAGFQKLFDEVNYHWWHMLLQIRNFYENTIWDVLLHTWYLSADFQLYLLALLTLLVLKGKKMALLAAFTVYSLIGCAFGTWVVAREHLLPFMIFPGPVVPLLTRTLNEFYIRPYYHAVCYFSGCITFLLMVDFRKANVTKGMQLAGWCVSVSCGLISVFAKLPWYRSPNPVSETVTLFVAFFDRMLWSVFIIWIALSCSSGRGGFVGKFLSWNAFVPLSKLSFGVYLIHLPFIQFMLHASKERVYWSMFNLVTLWFGVLVWSFLLSYLAFLACEGPTTKLNSLIFGRIIGGGGARKEKQAVQSTPCVDSQQ; this is translated from the exons ATGTGCTTGTATCTGCTTCCACGTTTCGTCATTGGGCCCGACTCCAAAGCAGGCTTTCAGAAGCTATTTGACGAAGTCAATTACCACTGGTGGCACATGCTCTTGCAGATCAGAAACTTCTATGAGAACACTATTTGG GATGTGCTCCTTCACACATGGTACCTGTCGGCAGATTTCCAGCTCTATCTTTTGGCTCTTCTGACGCTGCTCGTACTGAAAGG CAAAAAGATGGCGCTTCTTGCCGCGTTCACCGTGTACTCCTTGATTGGCTGTGCCTTCGGCACATGGGTCGTGGCTCGCGAGCACCTCCTGCCGTTCATGATCTTTCCAGGTCCTGTCGTGCC TTTGCTGACGAGAACATTGAATGAGTTCTACATCCGGCCATACTATCACGCAGTGTGCTACTTTAGCGGCTGTATTACGTTCCTGTTGATGGTCGACTTCAGAAAGGCAAATGTCACTAAG GGCATGCAGCTAGCAGGCTGGTGCGTGTCCGTGAGCTGCGGCTTGATCTCGGTTTTCGCGAAGTTGCCCTGGTACAGAAGCCCGAATCCCGTGTCTGAGACGGTTACACTCTTTGTGGCCTTCTTCGATCGCATGCTGTGGTCCGTCTTCATTATCTGGATCGCACTGTCCTGCTCTTCTGGCCGAGGCG GCTTCGTCGGCAAGTTCTTGTCCTGGAACGCTTTCGTGCCCTTGAGCAAGCTATCCTTCGGCGTCTACCTGATTCACCTGCCGTTCATCCAGTTCATGCTCCACGCGTCCAAGGAAAGAGTGTACTGGTCCATGTTTAACTTG GTTACACTGTGGTTTGGTGTGCTGGTCTGGAGCTTCCTGCTATCTTATCTAGCATTCCTCGCTTGCGAGGGACCGACAACGAAGCTGAATAGCCTCATATTTGGCAGAATCATCGGAGGAGGAGGTGCTCGAAAAGAGAAGCAAGCGGTACAGTCCACTCCATGCGTTGATAGTCAACAATGA
- the LOC119391315 gene encoding ubiquitin-conjugating enzyme E2 Z, whose product MSNWDPMNYLNEEPTPQCLLRVKKDIAEFNAQPPPRLFISPEESDVTQVHVLMLGAPGSPYEGGFFQFFLKFPPNYPLSPPRVRFLTTDGGRVSFHLHLYNCGKVCVSTLGTDGGPCDWSPAQSLSSTLVSIQSLVSDNMYSVDYVQYETIRVAVCDQVDAALKEDAKCPPAFRKVILDSFLESYSKYEDAIKTRLQTGSKLISTAQYEKLLTRLQSLKEKVEQKKEAEAAAAAAAAENEN is encoded by the coding sequence ATGAGCAACTGGGACCCGATGAATTACCTGAACGAGGAGCCGACCCCCCAGTGCCTGCTCAGAGTCAAGAAGGACATCGCCGAATTCAACGCCCAGCCTCCACCAAGACTCTTCATCTCGCCCGAAGAGAGTGACGTTACCCAAGTCCACGTTCTCATGCTCGGAGCGCCCGGTTCCCCGTACGAAGGTGGCTTCTTCCAGTTCTTCCTCAAGTTCCCGCCTAACTACCCGCTCAGCCCTCCCCGCGTACGGTTCCTTACCACGGACGGAGGCCGAGTTAGCTTTCACTTACACCTCTACAACTGCGGGAAGGTCTGCGTGTCCACTCTAGGCACCGATGGTGGACCGTGTGACTGGAGCCCCGCCCAGTCACTGTCGAGCACGCTGGTCTCTATTCAGTCGTTGGTGAGCGACAATATGTATTCCGTCGACTACGTCCAGTATGAAACGATCCGCGTGGCCGTGTGCGACCAAGTGGATGCTGCTCTCAAGGAGGACGCCAAATGCCCGCCAGCCTTCAGGAAGGTCATACTCGACTCGTTCCTGGAATCATACAGCAAGTACGAAGATGCCATCAAGACGCGGCTCCAGACGGGCTCGAAGCTGATCAGTACCGCGCAGTACGAGAAGTTGCTAACACGACTGCAAAGCCTCAAGGAGAAGGTAGAGCAAAAGAAAGAGGCCGAAGCTGCTGCGGCGGCGGCTGCTGCTGAGAACGAAAACTAG